A region of the Melospiza georgiana isolate bMelGeo1 chromosome Z, bMelGeo1.pri, whole genome shotgun sequence genome:
CTTTTTGTTGTTTCAGCCTGATGAAATTTCCACCAGTAATCGTTCTGAAGCCATGTTTAGAATTAACCGAGTCCTGCCTGGTGATACAGGAACTTGGGTTTGCAGTGTGCAGACAGTAGCAGGAATGGCAGAGAAACCATTTCAAGTTACAGTCAAAGGTAAAAGCTTTCTTCAAGTGTCCTTGTCTCTCTAATATTAAGCACAGCTTTATACTTTAGCATGTCTGAGCTTTCTCTGCACTGCTGGAAAATGCctgaataaatatttacagttaGAATAGGAACAGAAATCCATTATAAGTAACATACTAATTATGTATATTGAAAGTATTCTTAGTGTGATGACAAGATTTAGAAGAACACccaaagtttttttaaaatatcttaacTATCAGCTTTACTGCATAAAGCCCCATCTATTTTATGCGAGTTTTGAAGAGCATCTTTCATTTTCCTACAGATCTATGAATAACGAGAGTCTTACTGATATAGGGAGCTAAAAGATTAGTTTAATACATGCATTCTTGTTCAGTTCCTCCTGTGCCACAGTATGCTCCGAGGCTGACAGACAGAGGACATAATTTTCTCATAATTGATATCAATGCTGAGTTACACAATGGAGATGGACCTGTTGTGTCAACAAAACTTCTGTACAAGCCAGCAAAACGTTATCAGTCCTGGATGTCTGTGGAAGGTAAGACGATATTCTTTAATTCCCTTAAAGACAAACTCCACCTACCAACTGAAACTTCATGTGTTTCTGTTCTTGATTAGCCTCAAAAGACTCTACAATGCATAGAAATTTTGTGACTGGATGTGTGACTGTTTATCACTACACATAATGTTCATGTGGATGTGTTACACCAATGGTTGTTGAAAGTGTATATTCATTTCAGGAACAAAAGgttttcccctccttccttAGGATTAAGTGCACTCACTATTGGGCCCAGCTGTTTTAAATGTCCATGTAAATGGAAGATTTTCAAAAGCAGTGGGCAGTATGGAGACATGCTGGGGCATCTACCATCTTGTATTGTGTTCATTGTATCCCTAGAGAGACTAATAACTTACCAAAATATTTATCAGTAATGGTATAGGCAAAATGAAACCTGCTTATGAGTTGGATGACCTCCTCCAGCTATGCTTTCAAATTATATGCATAGCCTAAAATACTACAGGAAACATTCCAGGACCTTTAAGAACAGTTGTCACTACATCAGTATAACCCACAATCTGTGTACAGAAAGGACATTGACTAAGCAATCAGTATTGTTTTGTCCTGAAAGAATGGCGGGTGAAGCAACCTTTGGATGGGGTTAGAGCTCAAATTAAAAACAGTTACATTATACTTCTAATTAGTTCATCTTACTGAAtcaagaacaacaacaaaaaaaggagtCTGTGTATCTTACCTTGTATTTTCCAAACATTTTCTTCCATAACATATTTCAACACAGGCCATGGCTTTACTTACTTTTAACTTTTATTGTCAGTAAAAGGCACAACTAAAAGACTGGACAATTTGGAACCCAAAACAGAGTATCAATTCTGTGTTCAGCTAAGTCGGCAAGGGGAAGGTGGAGAAGGCCATCCTGGACCGCAGGCCAGCTTCACAACAGCTGCACTTGGTAAGGGATCACTGTGGTTTCTCACAAATGGGGtatttcagctctttttctctgctgtctGTTCCCTGATCTCTGTCATAACACTTTCACTTGAGCAAAGAAAGTTGCACTTGAAAACTTGTAGACTCTTTCAAAAGAATCTCAGGCAAAGGgatattataaaaaaaaaaaaaaaaaaggaaggaaaagaaaaaaacaaatcaaaaaacAGAGgtgaagaaaaccagaaaaaagcAGAGCTATTATTTTCCCTGATTTAGAGATGAGGCAtctaagaaaggaaaaattatatattttggCTGGCTATGCAACAGAGCTGGATATACGAATCACTTTTTTGCAGTCCTTCCTCCTAGTGTTAGATCAATTTACTTTAAAACTGAAGATGTTTAACAAGCTGGACAGTTTTTAGTTAATTTAGGACAGATCCCAAACTAAACAAACTGAATACAGACCTACAGAATAAATGAGGATTGCACCAGGACCTATCTAGCATGACAACAACTGTTGGCTTCTCACATCTAAAAAGTGCATCTGCAACACCAGCTCATTGAAGATGCCATTTTATTGGCACATCATCTGTTGCTAAAATACTGTGGGACTATCAACACCTCTTAGATGTAACTTCAGCTAAATTATGTAGGATGGCTGAGAGAATTACCCTATGTCACCCCAAACTGGGGCAAGTGGTTGGGAATAACTGTACCCCTACTTTAGCTTAGATACCAGACATGAAATGTTGTTCCCTGTTTCACTGTGGCTTTTCCAAGGTCTTCCTCCACCAGAAGGTATCACTCTCTTTCCAAAAAGTATGACATCACTGAATTTATCATGGCATCCCTTAACACTGAGGACAGAGGATGATATTCGTGTTGAAGTGGAAAGGAAGAGCGTGAATGACAACGGTGACGAGAGCAGTGTTATTACTCAAGTGCCAGGAAATATGTCCACCTTGATCATTAAAGATCTTGAGCCTAGACAGCAATACATGTGCAGGGTACGGGTGAACACCAGGTCCCAAGGAGAATGGAGCAACTATCTATATGCATGGACTTTCAGTGACAGTAAGTGCTGATTCACATCCTTCTGTTTAATTCTTCATGTTACCCCCAGTGATCAGACTAATTGTCACTTGATGACTACATTAAATGTAATCCTTTATTTTGGTAACGCTTAGTTCCTCATGATCACTTACGGTTGTTATTGCTATAATTTGGAAAGCTCAGCATCCAAAAGAATTCTTCTGCTGGAAATTGTCAGGAACTACTAATGTGGGTTTCTtttaaatggagaaaaacaAGCTTGAGAATCCACATGTTCATTTCAGTGCGACTAATGCTTCTGACACAAGtagcattttttcctcctcagaatGATGAGCCATCAGAGTTCACTACTCCAAGCTCTTTTGTTACTCAATTCGGCTATGACCATACAGAAATAGTCAGCACTTAAAGAAGAGAAGATACAATGCAAGGTAAAACCCCTGTGAGCAAAGAGTAGTTAAGTGTGCTACATTGAAGACCGCCCTTGAACTCCCTGAGTGTGAGCACTGTGCTTTCACAACACCACAACAAACGCCCTATCTGAATGAAGTACCATCTGAACAGCTGTCCATCTGAATGGCAGAGAGGTGACACTGCCCCTACCACACACTGGAAAGGTGGGCTTCTTCCTCCTTAAAGGTCATGTAAGGAGGCCCTCACTGAAATCCTACATGTGTTAGTGGAAGTATAAATGGCTGTCATGGGACTCTCCATTTCCCTGAGCTCTGACACCAAACTGCACTACGAACCACATAAGGGTACTGTTTTCCAGGAGAAGGTACTTAGCTTAATATTCATGGTTGCATCTGCAAGTGTAGCACTCACCCCTGCTGGTGGTTTTCTGATTAGATTTTTGGAAGTGTTGGTatcaatttcctttctttctaacAGCCTGACAGGTAATTGCTCTCTGAAGCAGTGAAAGTACAGGACATGGGAATTACAAGGGAATGATGATACAGTAGAGAAGGATATCAATCCTTTTTGCATTAATCTGAAAGGAAATATGGTGTGCTTGCATACAGCTCAGAGGATGTGTATCTTCATCCAAGAGAGTATGTTGAATGCCGCTCCAACCTCTGCTGGAAGTATGGAATACTGCTACAAGGATGACAGCACATCATATTGCATTCAGTTACCATAGCTCATCAACAAATTGTGCTTTGAACAGCAAAAGCACTGAGGAAAATGCTTTGTTCTCTgtggaaaggagaaagaggTGGATGTACACGCCAATGccttgtgtgttttgtttgttctcAGGAATACCTCCTGCACCGAACAACATCAGGTTTTCTAACACCACAGACACATCCTCAGTCATCTCTTGGACAGCTGCTGAGGGTCATTCCATCTCCTCCATCATCATCAGCTACAAAATTTATGGCAAGGCTGGGTACAACCACGTTGACATTATCATAAAGAACACCAGCATTACTCAATATCAGCTCAAGGGCCTCGAGCCAGACACTGTGTACCAGGTTCAGATTAATGCTCAGAACAACATTGGCTTGAGCAACCCGAACACATCATTTGAACTGAGGACCCTTCCAGAAACAAAAGGTTAGTTAATCCACCACACTGGATTTGCACAAACCAGGACTGGTTGTATAAACTAGTTAGCTAAGACATTATCATAATACTAATGTTTTAATCTGAGTTTTCTTTTGCTATTAATTCTGACACACAACACAGCACCACCAAAATTTAATTCTTATTTCACTGCATGGTATTGATAAAGTGACAACATGCACCGTTTCTCTATATCCACTAAAAAGGGCCCAGTGACTCAAAAAATGAATAGCTGCATACAGCAAGATCATTAGATCACTGAATGTGGCCTCATCTCTGCTCTGACTGAATTAAATAGAATATTTAGGTGCTTGTACACCTGGAATTCAGAGCATTCACTGTTTCTGACATTTTTGGAAAACAACAGGATGTATCCTTAGCTTTTTAAACAGTTTACAAGAGAGGAGTATTCAATTATACATGGCTAATGCATTGCTAAATTCAGAATAAGCTGAAAATCATGATGAATTTTTTGTCCTTCCTCAACAGCTCCATATGAATCAAAAGGAAGCAAAATGCTGCTTATTGCTATCCTTGGATCTGCAGGGATGACCTGTGTAACAATTCTCCTGGCCTTTCTCATCATGCTGCAGCTAAAGCGAGCCAACTTCCAGCGTCGAATGGCTCAGGCTTTCCAAAATGTAGTGGTGGGTTTCCAGCTTTCCTGTGTCAGTTTGGTTATTTACTTTAGCTCatcttttcctgtgttttcttccaatttctttttcctggctTTCCCAAACACTGTTTTCTCTTTGTTGTAAAGCTTCTCTACTAGTGACCTCAAAGCTAAAGCTAATAGGGCACAGTTGCAGGCTAGGAGGTAGAAAACTTGACTTGAAAAAATGTTTGCAGACCATTTGCTGTGCTCCCTCTTCTGCCTTGTCACACTTGTGTATAACAAGTACCAAGCCAGAAAGAATAGAGGAGCCTGTTCTGCCTCTATGAAATCATGCCTGATTTTGAAAACTACCGAATATTTAATGCTGCTTTTGagcatcagcagctgctgataCATGCTCATCCATTTTCAACTTAGGGACAGCACACCAGGGATCTATCAATGGCAACATCACAGTTTTGGCTGTGAGGAAACTGCTGAAGATTTTAACATCACAAGGAGATATCTCTCTATAGACACATATTTCTTTGTATCCTGCCGCAGTCTCTAAATCATTCtactttctgctgcttttctctgcctcCAGAGGGGAACCTGTGGAGCAGAATGAAGCTGACCCAAAGAGCTCCTTCATATCTAATTAGATTTTTTCAGAAACCTCACCCAATTCTATGATCAGACTGCAGGCCACACAGAATAGCTTTGTCTCCTAGTCCTAAAACTTTTCCCACAGCAGTATGTCATGAGAATGTGTAACTGAAGAGGAGATGTCTCCTTAAGCATAGAGGAAGAtaatttcctctctctttttattttcttgcttcttCTTGCATCACCTTTCCTGCTCAGCCTGACCAGcacaatatttaattaaaacttaATATGAGATTAAGCTTAAACCTGAAACTTATAACTGGTTTTGAGATCGGTTTTATCGCATTATTTTTGCCCATGTACTTCATCTTCAAAATTATTATAAACTGTTCAGGAGGCCCAGATCTAAAAGGATCAATTTAGAAGCCTGATTAATTTTGTGGATCTGGGCAGAACTGCTTGTTGCAGGTAAAGTAGATGTAACTGTCTAATGTACTCAGTCTGCTGTATGTGTAAGAGATGGATTGAGATGGATTGAGGCGTGTGTGTGTGGAGATGAGTGAGCACAGGCATTTTGGAAATGCAATCAGGGCATTGCTCAGTGAAGTAGAAATCACAGTTAATGTCATTTTCTTAATTCCGTTGCAGAGGGAAGAGCCAGCTCTGCAGTTTAACTCAGGTACTCTCACTCTGAGTAGGAAAGCCAAAAACAGTCCAGATCCTACTATTTATCCAGTTCTTGAATGGAATGACATAAAATTTCAAGATGTGATTGGGGAAGGTAATTTTGGGCAAGTCCTGAAAGCACGCATTAAGAAAGATGGCTTACGCATGGATGCTGCAATAAAAAGGATGAAAGGTAGTAAAAACCAGGGATTCTGTGACTAAAGAGATTTCTTGATTGTGTATTTCAAATGTTTCTCTGTCATACAAAATGCTTAGCAGCCCTCTTTTaaagctaaaataaatattcaaagtTGCTAATTAAATTATATCAGGTGTCACTAGGCCAAGATTTGTCAACAGCTGTATTTCTGACGGGTAAAGTTGGTTTCCGTTTCTCCTCAGTGGTTGATATGATTAACCATCATGTATTTTTCAATTCATGGACCAGTATGAGCTTCACGTGAGTTCATCTGCAAGGCAAGGTGCATTGGATAGACAGGAGCAGAGAGCATGTCTTGGGGAACAGCATTAGTTCACCTTGTTCACTACAGCTGTTCAGAGACAACTGCATCTAAGCATCTATATATGCACATACCATGGGCATCATTAAGTTTCTGTTTCTTCACTGGGCATGACATCTATATTCCAGACAGAGCTACAATGTGTACAATACTGCAAGAATGTACATGTTTTATTGTAATTCTCTGGGTCATTATCTAGGCAAATTGAAAAACACTTTTAAGTGTGatgattaatttaaaaatagccAATGTCTGCATACTGGCAGAAATAATCAACGGCACACATATGGAAGTATTTTTAAGCAGCTCCTTTTAATATTATCTGCTACAACATTTTACACTCTCAAGTAAGAATAATAGTGGTAGGGTATGTTAAGATACTTCCTTTCTCTGCAGTAGCTTCTACGGACACTTGTTCCTcacaattttttcttctaattgaaaaatcctatttttttttctgtaaatactaATGTACCTTacagtttttctctttctacGGAGTTGAAAAAGTAATAACCCAAGCAACCTGGAGTcctcataattaaaaaaatgcattgttATAAACTCAGTTACAACTAAAATGTAAATGTGTGCTTTTTTGATTTTCAGAGTATGCCTCAAAAGATGATCACAGAGATTTTGCTGGAGAACTTGAAGTTCTTTGTAAACTTGGTCATCATCCCAACATCATCAATCTTTTGGGAGCATGTGAGCATAGGGGTAAGATGCTATTGAATGCATGtactttaaaaattagtttaaaaaaaccctctcacAATATAGCCCACACAGTCCAGAGAAACACTAGCAGGCCTCTGTGCAACTTTTGTTAAAAAGTCAGATAAACTTGTGTTTAGATCTACAAGCCCACATTAATACTCCAGAAATTATGTTCAACACTAGCTCAAAATTCTCCTTTACTCCTAGAAATTTGCCTGTTTGACATTTCACTcaagtgtttattttcttttttcactcaAGGTAGTGTAAATTGCCCAAGACTATTACTGACCATCTCTTACTTTGTGATATGCTCATTATCTGGTGTTTTGTTAGGATATCTTTACCTTGCTATTGAATATGCTCCCCATGGAAATTTACTGGACTTCCTTCGGAAAAGCAGAGTACTAGAGACAGACCCAGCATTTGCTATTGCCAACAGTACTGCATCTACACTTTCCTCTCAGCAACTTCTGCATTTTGCAGCAGATGTTGCCAGAGGGATGGACTACTTGAGCCAGAAACAGGTCAGTCTTCAACTCTCTACCCACTGAAAGCATGGAAAAtagttttccagggaatatGCCctttaattacattaatttttaattttagcttCTATAGCACACACTGAATgagatttattttgttgtttctaTTTAAACTTATCAAATACATCATGGGGAATCAAGGGAGAGGCATTAAAACTTAAAACAACATGGTAGTTAACAGCTTTCATTTTCAGATGAAGTTTAAATGTTCTTGGTAGTGACATACTAAGCCAATTTCTTTATGTTCTTATTCCAAAGGGCTGAAATTTTCAATATAGCAGTAAATTAATACATGTAAAACTCAATTATACTGATTCCcttattttattacattattacattattacattattacattattattattattattattattattattattactattacaaTTACTATTAGTGttatcattatcatcatcattattttAGTTTATTCATCGAGATTTGGCAGCAAGAAACATCTTGGTTGGAGAAAATTATGTTGCAAAAATAGCTGACTTTGGCTTATCAAGAGGTCAGGAAGTTTACGTTAAGAAGACCATGGTAAGGATCAACATAAATTGATACAAtctgttttcttaattttgctttcttATTTCTTAGTATGTGTTTCCatatgaagaaaaatgcaaatttatgGGTATTACAGaaccaatttttaaaattttattaattgcCATGTAAAATATGAATACTTATTAATATACACATAAATACATCTACTTGTAAATAAATCCTATACCATGTCTAtaatataaaatgtaatttaaaattatttatatgaaTATGTATGACAGTAAAATAGATAAGTCAAGCTGGTCTAATTCTATTGAACAAGGCCAAAATTAGCAAGAAGGTAACCAGACGTACATCAGGATGTGTCCAGAACTAGTGCTTGGAAGATCTAAAAGAAGATATGTAATAAGCATGATGTAGCTAAAGACCAGAAATAGCACTGTGTTGTCAAGGCAACACAATGGTCAGAGGCATTGTCTGAGGTATTATTTCATTTCACCTTGATGCTGATTGGATAAttcttttattaaatttcaTGTGAACTGTTCCTTTGGGAAGCAAATCATATAATCATAGGATCATGGAATGATTTGTTAGGAAAGGTACCTTCAAcaccatctagttccaacctcaCCTTTCACTACGCTAGGTTACTCAGAGCCCCATTCAACTTGGCCTTGAACAATCccacatccacagcttctctgggaaacctgtttcAGTGTCTCACCACTGTCACAATACAGAATTTCTTCTGTAAAACAGCTCAAGTTTAGTAAGTTTATTTACTTGATAAAGTTTACTTGCATAAAGTCAGTTTTCACTGAGGCAACACAGAATGATTGTTGGCATATAAACTGCAATATTGCTATACCagcaagtgaaaaataaaatttcattaaataatttctaGGGACGGCTTCCAGTGCGATGGATGGCAATTGAATCTTTGAATTACAGTGTTTACACCACAAATAGTGATGTGTAAGTATGTGTTCAagtggcattaaaaaaaaaatatttttccatatgAAGGAAAGGTTGGTAACTAGCATGAGACATCCACTCTTAACTCAAAATACTCAGTAGTAATGTCACCATAAGTAAGCaatggaaacaaaaaataaaacccataacaaaaaagttacttttatttcttcctcagtGTGTGATCAAGTTCTGTGTTTACAAACTACTTGGATGTGCCCTGCTACTTCAGCTGTACTTCTTATTCAAAATTTGAGACCTGATGAATATTTGGAAAATCCAGAAgaaattagtattttatttAGGAAACTAGAAAttgtatttggaaaagaaattctGTAATTTCAGTATTTGCTGAAAGCTCACAATCTGATAAATGTCTTTGGTTGACTCAGAGTGAATTAATTTTGccaattttcctgttttctgatTCTACAAGCCCCATCATTATACAAAACTttataaaaaatacagaaaaacatcACACTTCCCTGTGTTCCCTGAACACTAGCAAAACTACctaccatttaaaaatattaattcttgTTGCACTTCATAATATCCCTCTGTTGCAGATGGTCATATGGTGTCCTCTTATGGGAAATTGTTAGTTTAGGTAAGTATCTGAATTTTGTACTGCACAAATAAACAATCTGCACCAAGGCAGCTCTATTCACtcagtcttttaaaaaatattgcttcACAATagatttctattttatttctgttttattctcCTACATTTTATTTAGGTTCAGTATGCTTGGAAATGCAATTGTCAAATTTTCAGTCCAGGTACCattttaaataagaaagaaTCATAATGACCATGTTTTCATTACACTGTAAAATCCAGGCCATACCTAAATATAAATTCCAGGATATCATATGATATATAGCCTTAGTACAACATGTTTTGAGTTTGGTGGGTGACTTTTCCTCAGCTTTCCTGCATTTCAAATCAAGACTTATATTTTAATCATATTGCAGGGTGGGGAAGTAATCACCTCCTACTCCAAATATTCatgaagaaaaattttgaaCATTAACcttcaaataaaatttagaGTTCATTTCTGCAGATACCTCTACCCATCATGACTGTGATGCAGCCTTGCACCACTCAAAATCATTGTGCTACACCTCTCTGGTGATTTGCCCTGGAGATGTGCCCATGGTCTGCTGGCCACGAGAGGCTACTGACTGAGGTGCACATTGCCAACTGGACTTTGAATTTCTGATTTGTTCCTGGCTTTCCTTACTAAATGGGTTTGCACTAGATATGGATGCAGTGTGGAAAATTAAGTCTAAGCAACCAAATACCTACAGAAATGGGCAAAACCAGCTGACAGTAAGAGCTCCACAAGTCCATACCAGATCTTATTATGATACTAATGAAGGAATGACTTGCCCAGTGACATCAATGccattgaaaaaatattttgaatactATCAGATCCTGGCCCTCAGATTGCAGAGAAAATTAGTCCAGCCACACAGATGAGAAAATTGACactaaatttttcttttctcctccatATTGTGCATCAAGCAGTAAGGAAGCATTACAATAAAAATGTAGATGCATAATACCTCCTAATTTTGGATTAATTTAGCTGTTACTATGTTAGTCATTTCAATTTCTACTatgaaattaaactttttttttaattaaaaa
Encoded here:
- the TEK gene encoding angiopoietin-1 receptor isoform X1 codes for the protein MDPLAHLVLCGFSLLISGKVGAALDLILINSFPLVGNTETSLTCVTSKWRSRESITIGRDQEDVANQHREPLEVNEDSKRAAAKTVVWKREQASETIGAYYCEGKLKDEVTRIHTMKMPLGASFHPVALTVTANKGEHVNISFIRMASKEEDAVIYKNGSFIHSVPRHEVPGELEVSYPQVQPQDAGVYSARYIGGNLFTSAYTRLIVRRCEAEKWGPSCSFHCPSCTNNGICHEDTGECICPPGFMGKTCEKACGANTFGKTCEETCKENYGCRNFMFCLPDPYGCSCATGWMGLECDKECKPGFYGSDCKLKCNCHNRGTCDRFKGCICSFGWHGPQCEKKGSADLSPQIVNLLDPVELNSGVEFKPFCIATGMPLPKSEEFKLLKQDGTVLRPDEISTSNRSEAMFRINRVLPGDTGTWVCSVQTVAGMAEKPFQVTVKVPPVPQYAPRLTDRGHNFLIIDINAELHNGDGPVVSTKLLYKPAKRYQSWMSVEVKGTTKRLDNLEPKTEYQFCVQLSRQGEGGEGHPGPQASFTTAALGLPPPEGITLFPKSMTSLNLSWHPLTLRTEDDIRVEVERKSVNDNGDESSVITQVPGNMSTLIIKDLEPRQQYMCRVRVNTRSQGEWSNYLYAWTFSDRIPPAPNNIRFSNTTDTSSVISWTAAEGHSISSIIISYKIYGKAGYNHVDIIIKNTSITQYQLKGLEPDTVYQVQINAQNNIGLSNPNTSFELRTLPETKAPYESKGSKMLLIAILGSAGMTCVTILLAFLIMLQLKRANFQRRMAQAFQNVVREEPALQFNSGTLTLSRKAKNSPDPTIYPVLEWNDIKFQDVIGEGNFGQVLKARIKKDGLRMDAAIKRMKEYASKDDHRDFAGELEVLCKLGHHPNIINLLGACEHRGYLYLAIEYAPHGNLLDFLRKSRVLETDPAFAIANSTASTLSSQQLLHFAADVARGMDYLSQKQFIHRDLAARNILVGENYVAKIADFGLSRGQEVYVKKTMGRLPVRWMAIESLNYSVYTTNSDVWSYGVLLWEIVSLGGTPYCGMTCAELYEKLPQGYRLEKPLNCDDEVYDLMRQCWKEKPYERPSFAQILVSLNRMLEDRKTYVNTTLYEKFTYAGIDCSAEEAA
- the TEK gene encoding angiopoietin-1 receptor isoform X2, which translates into the protein MDPLAHLVLCGFSLLISGKVGAALDLILINSFPLVGNTETSLTCVTSKWRSRESITIGRDQEDVANQHREPLEVNEDSKRAAAKTVVWKREQASETIGAYYCEGKLKDEVTRIHTMKMPLGASFHPVALTVTANKGEHVNISFIRMASKEEDAVIYKNGSFIHSVPRHEVPGELEVSYPQVQPQDAGVYSARYIGGNLFTSAYTRLIVRRCEAEKWGPSCSFHCPSCTNNGICHEDTGECICPPGFMGKTCEKACGANTFGKTCEETCKENYGCRNFMFCLPDPYGCSCATGWMGLECDKECKPGFYGSDCKLKCNCHNRGTCDRFKGCICSFGWHGPQCEKKGSADLSPQIVNLLDPVELNSGVEFKPFCIATGMPLPKSEEFKLLKQDGTVLRPDEISTSNRSEAMFRINRVLPGDTGTWVCSVQTVAGMAEKPFQVTVKVPPVPQYAPRLTDRGHNFLIIDINAELHNGDGPVVSTKLLYKPAKRYQSWMSVEVKGTTKRLDNLEPKTEYQFCVQLSRQGEGGEGHPGPQASFTTAALGIPPAPNNIRFSNTTDTSSVISWTAAEGHSISSIIISYKIYGKAGYNHVDIIIKNTSITQYQLKGLEPDTVYQVQINAQNNIGLSNPNTSFELRTLPETKAPYESKGSKMLLIAILGSAGMTCVTILLAFLIMLQLKRANFQRRMAQAFQNVVREEPALQFNSGTLTLSRKAKNSPDPTIYPVLEWNDIKFQDVIGEGNFGQVLKARIKKDGLRMDAAIKRMKEYASKDDHRDFAGELEVLCKLGHHPNIINLLGACEHRGYLYLAIEYAPHGNLLDFLRKSRVLETDPAFAIANSTASTLSSQQLLHFAADVARGMDYLSQKQFIHRDLAARNILVGENYVAKIADFGLSRGQEVYVKKTMGRLPVRWMAIESLNYSVYTTNSDVWSYGVLLWEIVSLGGTPYCGMTCAELYEKLPQGYRLEKPLNCDDEVYDLMRQCWKEKPYERPSFAQILVSLNRMLEDRKTYVNTTLYEKFTYAGIDCSAEEAA